Proteins encoded by one window of Aerosakkonema funiforme FACHB-1375:
- a CDS encoding photosystem II reaction center protein J encodes MSGSGRIPLWIVATIAGIGVLTVVGLFFYGAYAGIGSSI; translated from the coding sequence ATGTCTGGAAGTGGAAGAATTCCTTTGTGGATCGTGGCGACGATCGCCGGAATTGGTGTACTGACAGTTGTGGGACTTTTCTTTTACGGGGCTTATGCAGGTATAGGGTCTTCGATCTAA
- a CDS encoding adenylate/guanylate cyclase domain-containing protein yields MPLNRLRPYIGKGYRQIPLRLALVVPFVLQISAAVGLTGYLSFRNGEQAVNEVAQQLRLEIGDRIHQALTYYLETPNTLNRVNINAMRLGQLNLEDTGSLTRQFWSQRLLIDKDKVSAIYFGSATGEFFGLGFQDNKRWEIGRAGKSTGGKFFSFDIDPEGNPTRLLQVGNAYDPRVRPWYKKAVQKGRETWSEIYIDFKEPRLKVTLAQPIYGKTSELRGVVGVDFVLSHMQEYLKQLKIGKTGLTFIMERSGEMVASSTEEEPLLRDSHGKVKARLWARNSRIPLIKAAIEYLDKSANFEKIDTTKQFIFRTADRQQFLQITPLKDNKGIDWLIVVIIPKTDFMEQINANNRMTFLLSLTALSISISCGFLTSRWIAIPISRLGTASQKIANGQLAQKVEGGSIAELNILAQSFNKMAAQLQESFLALEKANEELEQRVIERTAALQIEQEKSERLLLNILPKPIAEKLKNDTSAIAEQFNEVTILFADIVGFTPLSAQISPIELVNLLNEIFSKFDQLAEQHGLEKIKTIGDAYMVVGGLPIPRHDHAEAVAAMALDMQKAIVQFRTHTGEPFQIRIGINSGPVVAGAIGLKKFIYDLWGNTVNVASRMESQGLPGCIQVSFDTYQQLKDKFILEERGIISVKGKGEMKTYWLKG; encoded by the coding sequence ATGCCACTAAACAGGCTGCGCCCTTACATTGGCAAGGGTTATCGCCAGATCCCGTTACGCCTCGCCCTAGTTGTGCCATTTGTCTTGCAAATCTCGGCAGCAGTGGGGCTAACGGGGTATTTATCCTTTCGCAATGGGGAACAAGCGGTAAATGAAGTAGCCCAACAATTGCGGCTAGAAATTGGCGATCGCATTCACCAAGCCCTCACTTATTACCTGGAAACACCCAACACGCTCAACCGAGTTAATATTAACGCTATGCGTCTCGGACAATTAAATTTGGAAGATACTGGCAGTCTGACTCGTCAATTTTGGAGCCAGCGCCTTTTAATAGATAAAGACAAAGTATCTGCTATTTATTTTGGCAGCGCCACAGGAGAATTTTTCGGTTTAGGATTTCAAGATAATAAAAGATGGGAAATAGGCAGAGCGGGAAAATCAACAGGCGGTAAATTTTTCAGCTTTGATATCGATCCGGAAGGCAATCCTACCCGTTTGCTACAAGTAGGCAATGCTTACGACCCGCGAGTGCGACCTTGGTATAAAAAAGCAGTCCAAAAAGGTAGAGAAACCTGGAGCGAAATTTACATTGATTTCAAAGAACCGCGTTTGAAAGTTACTCTCGCCCAACCCATTTATGGAAAAACAAGTGAATTACGGGGAGTTGTCGGTGTTGATTTTGTACTTTCCCATATGCAAGAGTACCTCAAACAATTAAAAATTGGTAAAACCGGATTGACTTTCATCATGGAGCGTTCTGGCGAAATGGTAGCCTCTTCTACTGAAGAAGAACCTTTGTTGAGAGACAGCCACGGCAAAGTTAAAGCGCGGTTATGGGCTAGAAATAGTAGGATACCGTTAATTAAAGCTGCTATTGAATATTTAGATAAATCTGCTAACTTTGAAAAAATAGATACGACAAAACAATTTATTTTTAGAACAGCCGATCGGCAGCAATTCTTACAAATAACTCCCTTAAAAGACAACAAAGGAATTGATTGGCTGATTGTAGTAATTATTCCAAAGACTGATTTTATGGAGCAAATTAACGCCAATAATAGGATGACATTTTTATTGTCTTTGACAGCTTTATCTATTTCTATTTCTTGTGGATTTTTGACTTCTCGATGGATCGCCATTCCTATTTCTAGATTGGGTACAGCATCGCAAAAGATAGCGAATGGTCAATTAGCGCAAAAAGTGGAGGGAGGAAGTATTGCAGAATTGAATATTTTAGCGCAATCTTTCAACAAAATGGCAGCACAATTGCAGGAGTCATTTCTAGCTTTAGAAAAAGCAAATGAAGAGTTAGAGCAACGAGTCATCGAACGGACAGCAGCACTGCAAATAGAACAAGAAAAGTCCGAACGTTTGTTGCTGAATATTTTACCAAAACCAATCGCCGAAAAGTTAAAAAATGACACTAGCGCAATTGCCGAACAATTTAATGAAGTCACTATATTATTTGCGGATATAGTTGGCTTTACACCGCTTTCCGCTCAAATTTCTCCCATAGAATTAGTCAATTTACTCAACGAAATTTTTTCCAAATTCGATCAGTTAGCGGAACAACATGGTTTGGAAAAAATTAAAACGATCGGCGATGCGTATATGGTAGTGGGAGGCTTACCCATTCCCAGACATGACCACGCAGAGGCTGTCGCAGCAATGGCGTTAGATATGCAAAAAGCGATCGTGCAATTTCGCACTCATACAGGAGAACCTTTTCAAATTCGCATCGGGATTAATTCTGGCCCAGTAGTAGCCGGAGCGATCGGGTTAAAAAAGTTCATCTACGATCTATGGGGAAATACGGTTAATGTTGCTTCTCGCATGGAATCTCAGGGATTACCAGGCTGCATACAAGTTTCCTTTGATACCTACCAACAACTAAAAGATAAATTTATTTTGGAAGAACGGGGTATCATTTCCGTGAAAGGGAAAGGCGAGATGAAAACCTATTGGCTCAAAGGGTGA